Genomic DNA from Alicyclobacillus fastidiosus:
CTCGCTCCTGAATCATGGAACAACCTCTTTTTAGCGGGTGAAGCCCTCGACCGATTCGTATCTGTCCGCTCCACGTATCACTACGCTTCCACGCCAGACCGATCTACCTTGTCTTCTTCAAGGGGTCTTACTTCCCTAACGGAATGGGATACGTTATCTTGAGGCAGGCTTCGCGCTTAGATGCTTTCAGCGCTTATCCTTTCCCGACTTGGCTACCCAGCTATGCTTCTGGCGAAACAACTGGTACACCAGCGGTCGGTTCATCCCGGTCCTCTCGTACTAAGGACGACCCCTCTCACGTATCCTGCGCCCGCGGCAGATAGGGACCGAACTGTCTCACGACGTTCTGAACCCAGCTCGCGTACCGCTTTAATGGGCGAACAGCCCAACCCTTGGGACCGACTTCAGCCCCAGGATGCGATGAGCCGACATCGAGGTGCCAAACCTCCCCGTCGATGTGAACTCTTGGGGGAGATCAGCCTGTTATCCCCGGGGTAGCTTTTATCCGTTGAGCGATGGCCCTTCCACTCGGTGCCACCGGGTCACTAAGCCCGACTTTCGTCCCTGCTCGACCTGTCCGTCTCGCAGTCAAGCTCCCTTGTGCCTTTACACGCTTCGCGCGATTTCCATCCGCGCTGAGGGAACCTTTGGGCGCCTCCGTTACTCTTTAGGAGGCGACCGCCCCAGTCAAACTGTCCACCTGACACTGTCCCATGACCAGTTTCATGGCCATTGGTTAGAACACAAGTACCTCAAGGGTGGTATCCCAACGCCGACTCCACTCAGGCTGGCGCCCAAGCTTCTCTGTCTCCCACCTATCCTGTACATGACGTACCCGTATCCCATATCAAGCTACAGTCAAGCTCCACGGGGTCTTTCCGTCTAACCGCGGGTAACCTGCATCTTCACAGGTATTACAATTTCACCGGGTCTCTCGTTGAGACAGCGCCCAAGTCGTTACGCCTTTCGTGCGGGTCAGAACTTACCTGACAAGGAATTTCGCTACCTTAGGACCGTTATAGTTACGGCCGCCGTTTACTGGGGCTTCAATTCAGAGCTTCGGGTTTACACCCTAACCCCTCCTCTTAACCTTCCAGCACCGGGCAGGCGTCAGCCCCTATACTTCGCCTTTCGGCTTCGCAGAGACCTGTGTTTTTGCTAAACAGTCGCTTGGGCCTTTTCACTGCGGCTTCTCTCGAAGCGCCCCTTCTCCCGAAGTTACGGGGCCATTTTGCCGAGTTCCTTAACGAGAGTTCTCCCGCGCGCCTTCGTGTTCTCCACGCGCCCACCTGTGTCGGTTTCCGGTACGGGCACCTCATCACTCGCTAGAGGCTTTTCTTGGCAGTGTGACTTACGGGACTTCGGTACTGTACTTCCCTCCCCATCACAGCTCACGATTATCAGGGTGCGGATTTGCCTACACCCCTCGCTTGCTGCTTGGACGGCCTCTTCCATCCGGCCGCTTCCCTCAGCCTCCTGCGTCACCCCTTCGCTCAATCGCGATGTTGGTGGTACAGGAATTTCAACCTGTTGTCCTTCGACTACGCCTTTCGGCCTCGCCTTAGGTCCCGACTTACCCTGGGCGGACGAGCCTTCCCCAGGAAACCTTGGGCTTTCGGCGGACAAGATTCTCACTTGTCTTTTCGCTACTCATACCGGCATTCTCACTTCCATCCGCTCCACCAAACCTCCCGGTTCAGCTTCGCCGCAAATGGAACGCTCCCCTACCATGTTTCCATCCATAGCTTCGGTGTCTGGTTTAGCCCCGTTACATTTTCCGCGCAGCGCCACTCGACCAGTGAGCTATTACGCACTCTTTAAATGGTGGCTGCTTCTAAGCCAACATCCTGGTTGTCTGTGCAACGCCACATCGTTCCCCACTGAACCAGTACTTTGGGACCTTAGCTGTTGGTCTGGGCTGTTTCCCTCTTGACCACGGGTCTTATCACTCGTAGTCTGACTGCCAGGTTCTTCGACAAAGTGGCATTCGCAGTTTGACTAGGCTTGGTAACCCTCGCGGGCCCCGCACCCAATCAGTGCTCTACCTCCACTTCTCATTCCCTGACGCTAGCCCTCAAGCTATTTCGGGGAGAACCAGCTATCTCCGGGTTCGATTGGAATTTCTCCCCTACCCCCAGTTCATCCCCTGGCTTTTCAACGCCAGTGGGTTCGGGCCTCCATGCGGTGTTACCCGCACTTCACCCTGACCAGGGGTAGATCACCCGGTTTCGGGTCGATGACGACAAACTCATTCGCCCTATTCAGACTCGCTTTCGCTTCGGCACAGGCTCCACTGCCTTCACCTTGCTTGCCATCATCACTCGCCGGTTCATTCTACAAAAGGCACGCCGTCACACCTTAAAGATGCTCCGACTGCTTGTAAGCACACGGTTTCAGGTTCTATTTCACTCCGCTCCCGCGGTTCTTTTCACCTTTCCCTCACGGTACTATCCGCTATCGGTCGCCAAGGAGTATTTAGCCTTAGGAGGTGGTCCTCCCAGATTCCCACGGGATTTCTCGTGTCCCGCAGTACTTGGGGTCTGTTGCACATTCCACAATCCGTTTCGGTTACCGGGCTCTCACCGTCTATGGCCGGCCTTCCCATGCCGTTCTCCTACGAATTGCTTCCTGCTGGCTCCCTGCAGGTTGCCATCAACAGCCCCTCGACCCCGTATACGCATCGACTGCAGTCTGTACCACGTATACGGTTTAGGCTTCTCCGCTTTCGCTCGCCACTACTTACGGAATCGCGTTCGCTTTCTTTTCCTCGAGGTACTTAGATGTTTCAGTTCCCTCGGTTGCCTCCGCACACCTATGTATTCAGTGTACGGTACTAGCGCTTCACACTAGCAGGTTTCCCCATTCGGACATCCACGGCTCAATGCTCGCTTACAGCTCCCCGTGGCATTTCGGTGTTCGCCCCGTCCTTCTTCGGCTCTTGGCGCCTAGGCATCCTCCGTGCGCTCTTTCTAACTTCACCGTTTTGACTTCCTAACCACCAAAGGTGATTATTCCATCCATAAATCCGGCTATTGTTAACCTGTTACGCATTTACGGTTACCGGTTTACTTCTTTAGAGGTTGTTCCATATTCAGTTGCCAAGGTACCACGCGCCTTCCAATCTGCTTCGGATTCCTTCGTTGGTCGTCCTCTGACTCGCTCACGTACACAAAGTACGCTCGACTCGTCATCGTCCTCCCGCCTTGTACTCCTCGCATCTTGAAACGCGCTTTGAGTTTGCTTCCACCCCACATGGGCTTTGGCTCCCTCAAAACTAAACACCCACGTCCTAAAAGCCTTGTTTCTCCGTAGAAAGGAGGTGATCCAGCCGCACCTTCCGATACGGCTACCTTGTTACGACTTCACCCCAATCATCAACCCCACCTTCGGCGGCTGGCTCCCTAAGGTTACCTCACCGACTTCGGGTGTTGCCGACTCTCGTGGTGTGACGGGCGGTGTGTACAAGGCCCGGGAACGGATTCACCGCGGCATGCTGATCCGCGATTACTAGCAATTCCGGCTTCATGCAGGCGAGTTGCAGCCTGCAATCCGAACTACGAACGGCTTTTTAGGTTTTGCTCCACCTCGCGGCTTCGCTTCCCGTTGTACCGCCCATTGTAGCACGTGTGTAGCCCAGGACATAAAGGGCATGATGATTTGACGTCATCCCCGCCTTCCTCCGACTTACGCCGGCAGTCACCTGTGAGTCCCCACCATTACGTGCTGGTAACACAGGTCAAGGGTTGCGCTCGTTGCGGGACTTAACCCAACATCTCACGACACGAGCTGACGACAACCATGCACCACCTGTCTCCTCTGCCCCGAAGGGAAGGACTATCTCTAGTCCGGTCAGAGGGATGTCAAGCCCTGGTAAGGTTCTTCGCGTTGCTTCGAATTAAACCACATGCTCCACTGCTTGTGCGGGCCCCCGTCAATTCCTTTGAGTTTCAGTCTTGCGACCGTACTCCCCAGGCGGAGTGCTTATTGGGTTTCCTTCGGCACTGGGGTGTGTCCCCCCAACACCTAGCACTCATCGTTTACGGCGTGGACTACCAGGGTATCTAATCCTGTTTGCTCCCCACGCTTTCGTGCCTCAGCGTCAGTCACTGTCCAGCAAGGCGCCTTCGCCACTGGTATTCCTCCACATATCTACGCATTTCACCGCTACACGTGGAATTCCCCTTGCCTCTCCAGCACTCAAGTTATGCAGTTTCCAAAGCAATCCCAAGGTTGAGCCTTGGACTTTCACTCCAGACTTACACAACCGCCTACGCACGCTTTACGCCCAGTGATTCCGGACAACGCTTGCCCCCTACGTATTACCGCGGCTGCTGGCACGTAGTTAGCCGGGGCTTCCTCACTCGGTACCGTCTCACAAGGAGCTTTCCACTCTCCTTGTCGCTCTCCCCGAGCAACAGAGCTTTACAACCCGAAGGCCTTCTTCGCTCACGCGGCGTTGCTCCGTCAGGCTTGCGCCCATTGCGGAAGATTCCCTACTGCTGCCTCCCGTAGGAGTCTGGGCCGTGTCTCAGTCCCAGTGTGGCCGGTCACCCTCTCAGGTCGGCTACGCATCGTCGCCTTGGTGAGCCGTTACCTCACCAACTAGCTAATGCGCCGCGGGCTCCTCTATCAGCGATGCAGTTGCACCTTTCAACACAGGAAGATGCCTTCCCGTGTGTCATCCGGCATTAGCACCCGTTTCCGAGTGTTATTCCAGTCTGACAGGCAAATTGCCCACGTGTTACTCACCCGTCCGCCGCTAACCCCGAAGGGTTCGCTCGACTTGCATGTATTAGGCACGCCGCCAGCGTTCGTCCTGAGCCAGGATCAAACTCTCAAAAAATGTTACTGGCGTTACTTCATAAATGTCTCGACGACAACTGTCGTCTCGACCGAAACTTTTAGGCGTGTGTGTTTAGTTTTCAAGGAACCATTTGAACAGTGCCGCTCAAAGCAGCTCAGATACTATACCACGAATCTAGCATCGCTGTCCACTGGAACATTTTGCTTCAGCTTATTCGAACGCTGTGTTCAAACGCGTGAGCTGATGTCCAAGTGACTCGGTATATATCCTGTTTGTTCAGCAGTGCCGCCGAAGCGACGCCGATTAATATATCACGGTGACGCGCCGTATGCAACACTTATTTTGAAACTCATTCATAGTTCTTATTCACAATCCAAACCGCGATGTCACACCACACTTGCACAAGCGCCCGAGAATGCGAACACGCGAGGAATTCGTCGAGGACAGAGTTGTGATCCCCCAACATACAGAGCAGAACAGGACGCCCTCCGCCTTATATTCGGGAGGTCGCCCCGTTCTGCTCGTGCGTGAGTTGGTTTGATCATCGAAACTTCTTTTTTTTCTCTTTACGAATGCGACCCTTCATCCCGTTGGCGGACGGAGCTCCCAACCCCCTTGAGAAACTCCAAACCCAGTCGCAGGGCCGCGCTGACATCCGGATCTCTTAGCTGTTTCAGCAGCTCGAACACACTCATCGGCTTCGTCGACAACTCTGCGTTGGCCACCCGATCCACCCCAGCGGCTACACCGTCCAACGACTTCGCGATTTGAGCGCCGTCTATCTTGCCGACACCTTGGAGCGCCGCCAGAGCCGTTTGCAAGGCGGTCGTGGCACCAGGCGTAGACACGATGTCGACCAGTTTGCTCATGACTTTGTCGCCGCGATCGAAGAGAGCCACTAGAATTTCCAACAAGCCCTTGTCGTGCATCGCTTGCAGGAGTTTCATTCCCTCCATGATCCCGTCGGCGTCAAGGGCGGTTTGCGCTCGCACCTGCTCCAGTCGCCGAGCCTCCTTCTCTGCCTCTGTCTCCACTGGGCGGACAATCGAAGTGATGGAATTTGCCACTACAGTTCCCCCTCTACGTTACGAACGTTCTCCCACCAGTGGACGGTAGTCCTCGCGTGCCCATTTTTTCTCCACATTGACACCCGGTTGCGGATTCGGGTGGCCGAGGCGGAAATTGCCTTTGACCACAGGTGACTGCCCCGTGAATTCAAGCACTTCCATCTTCACGCGCATCTCCTTATAAGCGGGCGTGAATGTCACCGTATCATGATGGCTGCTCGTCAACATATTGACGGTCTCGTCGTCTTTGGCTGAGAGCTGCGGAATATAGATTTGGTTCCCCTTCACGCGATCCGTCACCACAGCGCGCAATTTCACACGGCCGTACGGCGATGCGATGCGCACCAACGTTCCATCGACAATGCCGCGATCGCGGGCCAGTTCTGGGGATACCTCCACGAAACTGCTCGGGATCTTCTTATCAATGCCGGGTACGCGCGCCGTCATATTGCCCTCATGGAAGTGTTCGAGCAGACGCCCATTGTTTAGTTCCAAATCGTATTCCTCAGGCAGAATCAACGGTTGCGTCCAATCCACCGGATACAGTCGCGCTTTGCCGCCCTCCAGGGCAAATTCATCGAGGTAGAGGTGCGGAGTATCCGTACCATCTGGCAACACTGGCCACTGCAAGCTCTTGTAGCCTTCCAGCCGCGCGTAGGTTGCACCAGCAAACAGTTCTGTCGTAGCGCACGCCTCCTCGAAGATTTCCTTCGGCGAGGAGTAGTTCCAGTTGGCACCTAGCCGGTTGGCGACGAGCTGAATGATTTGCCAGTCCGGCTTCGACTGACCAAGTGGCGGCAAAGCTTGATACAGCCGCTGAATGCGACGCTCGGTATTCGTGAACGTCCCGTCCTTTTCGAGACTCGGGCTCGCGGGTAGAATCACGTCGGCAAACGACGCTGTTTTGCTAAGGAACATATCCTGGACCACGAAGAAGTCGAGCTTCTCAAACGCCCGCTGCACGTAGTTGGCGTTGGAATCGACGACCGCCATGTCCTCGCCGACCAGATACATCGCCTTCAATTTCCCATCGTGAATGGCGTCTACCATCTGATGATTGTTGAGGCCCGGATTGGATGGTAGCCGCGTGCCCCACACCCGCTCATACTTCGCGCGGACGTCCTCGTCGGCCGCTGGTTGGTAGCCTGGGTAGAAAGCCGGTGCGCAGCCGAAATCGCCCGCCCCCTGAACGTTGTTGTGACCGCGCAGCGGGTACGCGCCCGTGCCGGGGCGACCAGCGTTGCCCGTGGCGATTAAGAGATTGCAGATCGCCGTACTCGTATCCGAACCGCCAAGGTGCTGCGTGACGCCCATCGCCCAACAGATAGCGACCGAATTGGCACTTGTGATCATGTCGGCCGTTTGAATCAATTGATCCTTCGAGAGTCCAGTGACCTGTGCGGTGTACTCCAAGGTGTACTTTTCAATCGCGCGCACGTAATCCTCAAACCCAGTCACGCGCTGCTCGATGAACTCGGCGTCGTGGCGCCCTTGGTCGATGATGTACTTGGTGACGCCTGTCAGCCACACCAAATCTGTGCCCTGGCGAGGTCGCAAGAACAAATCCGCACGGCTTGCCATGATGTTCCGGCGCAGGTCTGCCACAATGAGCTTTTGCCCGTGTTTTTTCTGCGCGCGGCGCAAGCGTGTGGACAGCACTGGGTGCGCTTCGGCAGGGTTGGCGCCGACGATGATGACGAGATCGCTGATGGCGAGATCACTGATGGACCCCGTGTCGCCGCCAAGGCCCATCGTTCGCCGCAAGGCTTCGGTGGCCGGCGCCTGACAATAGCGCGAACAGTTGTCGATGTTGTTCGTGAACATCACCGACCGCGCGAGCTTCTGCATCAAGTAGTTCTCTTCATTCGTCGTCTTCGATGAGGAGATGTACGCGATAGCATCTGGCCCATCCTCTTCCCGAATGCGCAGCAGGTTGTTCGCGATATGATCGAGTGCTTCATCCCACGTCGCCGGATAAAACGCATCGCCACGGCGAATCAGCGGTTCGACGATCCGCTCATTGCTATTGACGAAATCCCAGCCAAACTTGCCTTTGACACAGGTGGATATCTGATTGGCGGGCGCCTCCATATTCGGTTCGACTTTGAGGATTTTCCGTTCTTTCGTCCAGATATCGAAACTGCACCCGACACCGCAGTACGTGCAGACTGTTTTCGTCTTCTCAATGCGCGCCTCGCGCAGCTCTGCCTCGACTTCAGAGATGGCGAAAATAGCGGAATAGCCAGGCTCCACTTGCTTCGTCAGCTCAATCATCTTGCCGAGTGTCTGATCTTCGATCCCGGTGAGGTACCCAGCCTCCCCGAGCATCGATTTTTCCATCAACGCGTTACAGGGGCAGACTGTGACACAATGCCCGCACGAGACACAGGACGATTCATTGATCGGAACGTCGTTATCCCAGATGACGCGCGGAACATCCCGTTGCCAGTCGATCGAGAGGACCTCTGAGACCTGCAAGTTTTGGCACGCTTCCACGCAGCGGCCGCAGAGAATACATTGGTCTGGGTCATACCGATAAAACGGGTTAGACATATCCTTTTCGTACACCTTCGATTGAAATGGGTACGATTGATGCTCGATTTCCATCTGCATCGCGGTGTTATGGATGGTGCAGTTGCCGTTGTTGTTGTCACACACTGTGCAATACAGTTCATGGTTTTTCAGGATGCGATCCATCGCTTCCTTGCGGGCGAACCGAGCGCCCACTGCCTTCGTGCGGACGACCAGTCCGTCGGTGACCGGCATAGAACACGCGCGCACAAGGCTCCCGTTCACCTCGGCGATGCACGTGTCACAGGTTTCAATCGGCCCGAGAGCCGGGTGATAACAGATGTGCGGATGCTCCTGCCCGCTGCCGAGAATGGCTTCCAGCACGGTTGTGCCCGGCTCAACCGAAACATCATTGCCGTCAATTTGGATGTGTAGATAATTTGTCATGTGAGCTTCCCCTCATCTTTCTAGGCAACTGGTTACTCTGAGAGGCGTGGAATGAAGAAAGCGAAATGAAAGGGCCGACTCACCATTCACAGGTGTGCCAGCCCACAATTTGCAATTAGAGCGTCGCGCCTGTCTTGCTTGCCCCGGCTACATCCGTTGCTGCATCCTTCCCGCGATGGCGCATGTATGCCACGTAATAGGCGACTGCGACGAACAGCCACCCGCCGATCGCGTTTCCGATAAACGCCGCGATCCATTCGACGATGGCACTGCCCCAACTCACGGGTGCGCCGACAAAAATCCCGGCCGGAATGAAAAACATGTTGGCCACGACGTGTTGAAACCCGATTGCCACGAACGCCATGACCGGAAACCAGATGGCGAACAGTTTGCTCACGATGTCTTTGGACCCGAGCGCCATCCAAACGGCCAGACAGACGAGCCAGTTACAGCCGATCGCCGAGATGATGGTCGGCCCGAAGCCAAGCCCTGCCTTCGATACCGCTATGGCGATGGTCGCCTCTTTGTATGGAGTATCGGTGAGCATCTTCGCTACGACGCCAAAGAAGTAAGCGACGAACAGCGAGCCAATCAGATTGCCAATGAGGACCCAAAACCAGTTATAAATCAGTCCAGTGATTCGAATGCGCCGCTCGTGCAGGGCCAACGGGAGCGTCATCATGTTTCCTGTCAACAGTTCGCCGCCTGCCACGACGACCAACATCAGCCCGACTGGAAACACTGCTCCGCCGACCAGGTTCTTAATCGACCCCCACTGTGCGGGAATGCTTGCCGTGACACGAATGTCGAACAGCGCTCCGAACGCGATAAACGCGCCCGCCAAAAATCCGAGGATCAGGAGTTTAGCGACTGAGGACTTCGCTTTATCTTCGCCAGACTTAGCCGCCACCGCTGTGATTTCCGCCGGTGTCAAAAAGTTGTTGCTCATAAGGACCACCTTTCTGATTTTGCGTAGTTGGTGCACGCACAAGCGCCCAGCATATGACCTCTAGCAGTGTGAACGAAAAATAAGTTCGGTGAGCCCTCGCTGCGAACGAGGTCATTTGGACACAAAAAAACAGCACAAAGAACAAGTGTAAACGATTACACTTCATCTCTGCGCCGTTGCGTTCGCGTGCATTCGATATACATGCGTACCAACCCGCTCAATTGTGATGTGTGCCCATACCACTGACATGGACAATGATAGGACCACGTGATGAGTATACCACGTATTACCGCAAGATGAAAAATAATCCCACAATTATTCTACGTTTTCTTTGTGCGCTCGCTCGCTAGGCTCAGATAGATACGGGTCGATCGGTTTCTCAAAAATAAAAACCGAGACACCCATGTCCTCCTCCACCTTAAAATCGGAAAACAAGTGTGTCATTTTCGATCCCACCAGTTCCTCCATGCCATCCGGAACGTGCTGGGAATACAGCGTCTGAATCATGTTTGTGCGGGCAGCCCGGACTATTTCAGCCCCCTCGGGCGTCTGACTGAGAAACTTCTCCGTAGGTGTAAGGTTCCCGTGCAGGATGGAAATCGCCATGTTGTCCACAAATACGGTATGAATGCGCTCTGGCCCCTTGCCGAAGCACTCCTTTCGCACGCGCCGCACAATCTCGTTGAAAGCTTGTTCTTTTCGTCTTGGCATCAGAATCACCCCCTCACCGATAGCTCTATCGTGAAGCTTCCACCACTGCAAAGTCAATTTTGCATAGCAAACAGAGTTGCCTCGCACACACAGCGTTCCGGCGAAATCACCGCTCATGGCGGTCGAATGTTCAGTGCCTGCAATGCAAACGATAGAGGCGTGCCCCAACCACAACTCGATCCGCCCGAACTCAGCATCCTTGACATCGCGGCGAGTCACTGTGCCGGGAATTCCTATAAAGAGAGGTAATGCGCGTTGGCATCCAACCAGAAATGTCTCGTCGCCTTGTTATCGATGGCGGTGGTCGCGATGGCCGTCGGCTGTGGGCAAACGACCGACCCTAGTGGTGGACTCAACTCGGATGTGTTCAATTCCGTGGCGAACCGAGCGCAGAGCCCCGCGCCCGCAAATAGCGCAGCATATCCGAGCGCGAATACGACCGGCACCATCCGTCCAGCCAACCGAAGTCCACAAGCCGGCCCGGTGCCAAATCGGCCCGGGAATACATCCGTAACACAACGTCCCAGGGCCAAGGCGGCTTCGCCAACCGTGCCACAGGGTCCAAAGATAAGCGGATCGATCCAGCCAAATTCGACGGCCAAACCGAACAGTCAAGTGGCGGGTCAGTCAGCCAACCGTACCGCCAGCCCAACGGACAACGGTGCGGCAAGCAAGCGTCTCACTTGGCAGACCCAGACGCAAACACTCGCATCCGGAGTCACTGTGTCACTCTCCGTTCCGAGCAATTGGGTGAGGTACAGCACTGCGATCGGAGAGATGAGTGGATATGAATGGGTGAATCCGGCGAATTCAAAGGAGCGCATCTCCGTGATGGCTACAGGGCGTCTGTCATCAAGCCAACCCAGTACATCTGACATCACAAACTTATTCAGTGCAAACGGTGCCGTGGAGTGGACGAGTGTCGCCGCCAATCGTCAGAGTGGGTACTTCACAAGCGCGGGTCCCCTGTATCCTTCCGGCGCCCCCCTCGCCCCGACCTCCTCCGGCGAGCCTTATCGCGGTTACGGCTTTGCCGAGATAGTGCCTACCCGTCCTCCCACAGCGTTCGTCGTGGAGGCATGGGCCCCCGCGAGCGTGGCCCAGACGTCCGTGCAAAGTATAAACGCGCAATTTTGAACGAATGTCTGATACACAAACGCAAACATGCACACATTCCGCCCCATTCGGAATGTGTGCATGTTTAGCGTCAGGACTTCACGCCAATCGAGGCTATTCCATATTGCTGTGACGCACGAAGGCAGATCCGTTATCCTCTCGATTCGCGGCCGCGTAGCGAAGAGAAATGGCGTCGAGCGCGACATGCACGCACTGGTCGAAAAGGGAGCCGAGCGGCTGCACACTCTCCTGTTCACCTGCCGCTCTGTACTTCGTTGCAGCGGGGATCAACAGCAACGTATCGGCGACGGCCGCGAGGTCAGACAAGGCGTTGGTCGATACACCCACAACCATGGCGCCCGCCGACTTGGCCTTTTCACTGACGCGAACCACCTGTTCTGTCTTGCCCGAACCAGAGATGGCGACTAGCACGTCATCTGCTTGAATCGCAGGCGTGATGGTTTCCCCGACGACGAAAGACGTGGCGCCAAGGTGCATAAGGCGCATCGCAAAGGCGCGACCCATCAAGCCGGAGCGCCCTTCACCCACGACGAATATCCGCGGCGCCTGCACCAGGCGCAGTGCGATGTCGTTGACGCGGTCGGTGTCGAGGTGGCGCAAGACCGCCTCGATTTCATTGACAATCGTCTCCATGACATTCATCTCTCTACCAACTCCCGTTCGTTTGCGTTCTCTTCGATGACCTCTCTGAAGTACCGCGCAGCCTCGCGAGGGTCGCGCGCCTTGGTGATGGCCGAACCGACGACCAAAATGTCGACGCCTAGGCGTGAGAAATGTGGGATGCTATCGACCGTAATGCCTCCCGCAGCAGCGGCCCTAACACCCGTTGGTCTAGTCGCCAATGACAGCGATACGGCAGATGTGCCTTGCCCTTCCTGTTCGTCCTTACTCACGTGATAGCACCACGTGACCCCAGTCAAACGCCTTAATTCATCCACCTTATCGGCACTGACATTCAGCAAATCGATCATGACGTGCGCACCGTACTCGTCGGCAACTCGCTTGCACAGTTCGATCGTCGCCATAGGCGCCGCGCCCATGACGGTGGCCACATTTGCGCCCGCTTCGAAGCACAGCTTCATTTCGTATGCGGCATTGTCGAACGTTTTCATATCCGCGAGGATGGTCTTGTGCGGAAATACCTCCCGCATGGTGCGGATGCTTTGCATCCCAAACTCTTTGACAAGAGACGTGCCCACCTCAATCCAATCCACCGAATCCGATACGGCGGAGGCAATGGCAATCGCTTCATCCATGTCCACCCGATCTAAAGCCAATTGAATCTTCATCGAATGCTCTCACTCCCGGTTGACGATACTTCTGCTGTGACGGCGTTCGGCCTGGTGAGGCTATGCTGGGTGCGTACGACGAGCGTGAAAATGACGGATAACACAAGTGAGATCGCCATAAACGCATACGACGTATTCGGATTGCCCGTCGCGCTGTTCAAGTAGCCAACCACATAGGAACCGACAAAGGAACCAAGCGCCCCCATTCCATTGATGAGCGCCATCGCCGCACCTGCGACGTTTTGTGGCAACAGTTCCGGTACGATGGCGAAAAAGGATCCGTACGGCGCATACATCGCCCCACCTGCAATGACCAACAGGACAAAGGAGATCCAGAAGTTTGAGCCCCCAAGCAGGTACGATCCATAGAATGCGACGGCACCAACCAGCAACGAGACCCACACGTACGCCTTGCGGTTCCCCGTGCGGTCGGAGAAATACGAACTGAGGATCATGAGGACAGCAGCTAATAGATACGGTATCGCTGTGAGCCAACCGGTTCCCACGATCCCGACCTTCGACGCCGATTGAATGATCGATGGCAGCCAAAGCACAAACCCGTACACGCCGATACTCCAAAAGAAATACTGCAACGACAGTAAGACGACCGGTTTCGAGCGAAACGCTGCACGGTAATTTTTGACTTCTTTGAGCGCATCCTGTTCCCTTTTCAGGCTGTCTTCTACCGCCAACTGCTCCGAGGGAGAAAGCCATTTAGCTTCCTTCGGCCTGTCGCGAACGACAGCCAACCAGACGAACGCCCAAATGATCGACGGCACACCTTCGATCACGAACATGCCCTGCCAATGGAACCACTGAACGAGGTACCCTGAAATCACCGACATCCACAATACGGTGACGGGATTGCCGAGAATCAGAAACGTGTTCGCGCGGGATCGCTCCTGTTTGACGAACCAATGGCTGATGAACACCAGCATCGCCGGCATGACTGCGCTTTCCACGACACCCAACAAGAATCGGTCGATAAACAGCAATGGA
This window encodes:
- a CDS encoding orotidine 5'-phosphate decarboxylase — its product is MKIQLALDRVDMDEAIAIASAVSDSVDWIEVGTSLVKEFGMQSIRTMREVFPHKTILADMKTFDNAAYEMKLCFEAGANVATVMGAAPMATIELCKRVADEYGAHVMIDLLNVSADKVDELRRLTGVTWCYHVSKDEQEGQGTSAVSLSLATRPTGVRAAAAGGITVDSIPHFSRLGVDILVVGSAITKARDPREAARYFREVIEENANERELVER
- a CDS encoding MFS transporter, with the translated sequence MNAQKALPTSRWARLIPIVFITYSLAYLDRSNYGFGAASGMKQALHITGTSSAMLGALFFLGYFVFQVPGAHYAEKYSAKKLIFWALIIWGVLASVQGIITNIPLLFIDRFLLGVVESAVMPAMLVFISHWFVKQERSRANTFLILGNPVTVLWMSVISGYLVQWFHWQGMFVIEGVPSIIWAFVWLAVVRDRPKEAKWLSPSEQLAVEDSLKREQDALKEVKNYRAAFRSKPVVLLSLQYFFWSIGVYGFVLWLPSIIQSASKVGIVGTGWLTAIPYLLAAVLMILSSYFSDRTGNRKAYVWVSLLVGAVAFYGSYLLGGSNFWISFVLLVIAGGAMYAPYGSFFAIVPELLPQNVAGAAMALINGMGALGSFVGSYVVGYLNSATGNPNTSYAFMAISLVLSVIFTLVVRTQHSLTRPNAVTAEVSSTGSESIR